DNA from Lemur catta isolate mLemCat1 chromosome 7, mLemCat1.pri, whole genome shotgun sequence:
attctgttccctctgcctgaaaggCCCTGCCCTACTTGGCAAACTgctattcatccttcaagacaAGCTCACATGCTCCCTCTCCGTGACAGAGGCTCCCAGCATGGCgccagcccccgccccctcccgccaGATCTTGGGCTGCCAGGAGGAAATCCTCCCCGATCTCTGCCCCTTGTTCTACCCTGACTGTTTTGTTCTGCTGCTGCCCCTGCTCAATGCCCGCTGAGCAGCGGGAGGACAACTGCCAGGCTGTTGGGTTATTCAttggcaggaggcagagccagcAACTGACAGTCGGAGGGAGCCAACGTCATGCCAGCCAGTGAGAGGGAGACCCCAGCTCCTGGCCTCCCTAGAGAGCTTGGGGGTGCGAGGGATTCTTCCAAAGATGTCCCCTTGCTCTGCGTGGGGCAGCAACAGTCCTCATCCAATCgggcccctgggcccctgcccaccctcggGCCCCACGCCAGGGCCCCAGGAGGCCTCCCTGACCGCCCCTTTGGGGCAGCCCAAGGTGAGGCGGGGCTTCCCAGGGTGGTCAGGACAGGGCTAAGGCGCTGAGCTTACTTGGCGCTGCCACACTCAACCTCAGCCACCTTCACTGTGGGCGGCGTCTGTGAAGCCACGGGCTCGATGGTGAGCGTGTTGTCCTCCACAGCGGCCCGTACCAGTGCGGAGAGCTGCGGCAGACCGGGGTGGCAGGCAGGGCGGTCAGGGGCTGGGCCCAGGATGGGGGGTGGAGAGGCCGGGCCCCCCAGCTGGCCACCCGCACCTGCCTCACCTCCCGCATCGTGAAGTCCAGGCAGGGGCCCACGTCCTCCCGGTACACCCTTTCCAGGAAGGGGCAGGTCTTGTCCAGGGTGGGCGATTCCCTCCAGGCCTGGAACTCTGCAAACAGGGTTGTGTCCACCTGTAGGGGAGGGCGAGCCGGGGTGGGGGCACTCAGGCGCTGAGGGCAGCACGGCAGAGGGGGGCTGGGCCAAAGGAGAGGAGAGCCAGGGAGACGTGGGACAGGCCCCAGCAGGCCAGCAGGTGCCGGTCCCCGGCGGCCATGCAGGGGAGCCCGGCCCCGAGGAAGAACTCCCTTCTGCTCTCTACACCaaagaatttaaaactaaaagttgTATTTCCAGGTGTGTTTTAAGTTTCTTGGAGCTCCAAGATTACAGACTCGGGTCCAGGGCCTCGTCCTGAAGACCCTCACTGTCTCCTTGAGGAGGACAAGTGGAAGGGTGAACCGCAGGAACCCACAGGTACCGGGGGTCCGGGAGGCACACACAGGCGCGTGCACTCAGAGGGGACACACACGGGCTGCCCAGCTGCCCGCTCCAGGGAGCCAACCAATTAAGCAATTGCTGGCCTGCCCCAGCCGCctgcagaggaagggaggaagggggcagCCCCTCCTGGAGCCATTACCTGTCGGGAAAAGGAGAGTgagggagcagaggtgggggtCGAGGGCAGCTGCCCAGGCAGGAGCTGCCAGGCTGGCTCGTAGGTGAGGTGAACCGCCTTGCTGGGGACCacgcagagaagcagagagagcagtGGGGCCAGCCCGGGCTGGGCAGGCAggccagacagacagacaggtgcacagagacagacaggaggaaggaggagaggtcaGTGCCCAGTTGGAAGCTCGAAGCCCAGAAGGTGAGCGAGACCCTGCGCCTCCCCCCTGGAAGCCCTGGAGACAGAGATGGAGGCGGGGACGGAGCGGGTGGGTGGGCACCAGAGACCTTTCCAAAGGCCACATTTGTCTCAGCACCACAGACAGAAGGCGCCGAGGACCCTCGAGTACAGGATTGTCACGCTGTGGTCCTCAAGAGGCCCAgcggcccctgcccagcctctgaaGGCCAAGGGAGCGTGTGTCTCTACAGCGGCCCTCGGAGGGCAGACCCGCAGGGCCAAAGCCAGCCTCAGGTGCAGAGACCACCACCTACTGCTGGAGtcggcagggtggggagggggtcctCAGTGCCCCCAAGAATGTAcaccctggaggctgagggccAAGCGCCTCTATCACAGGAGGTTGAAGAGAAGGAACCTGCCCCCGCCTCACAGCCCAGAGGATGCCTAGGCAcagagaggggcagggcaggcgCCAGACCACACACGAGGGTCGAGGATGGTCCTCGTTGGGCTCTGACCCTGCTGACGGCAGGCACCGTCTCCCCTTTCCTGTGCCCGCCGCCTGCCTGCTGCCCTCACCTCTTTGCCCTCCCTGTCTGGGGTGAGGGGGTGCCCTGCAGCAGGGCACAAGGCCGGGCAGAGGGTACTGCTGGTGCTCTTATGGCGTGAGTGGCCCTTTCGGGGCCCGGCCTTGGTGGGGCTCAGCAGCTGTGGGTGGAGCTCACGGTTGGGTGAGGCTGGTGTGGACGTGATGACCAATGTCTTCAAGGCTGTCACCTCCGCCTGCAGCATGTCAATCTGGACGGGATGGGACGGTCGTCAACCCCAGGCTTGATGCCACCCCACCTACCACCACCTATCCGCCCAGCTCAGGACAGCCTGCCCCTGGCAGTGGCTGACACCTAACCCTGCACGTCACCCTTGGAATAGCCTTCGAGGCAGGGACCCagacacccattttacagatagggaagctgaggctgaaAGAGGAGACAtgacctgcctgaggtcacactaTGAACAGGCCTCTGTCAGGAACAAGTTGTGGCACGTGGCTGGGCTCCCCACTGAGAGTTATGGGGCTCCCAGGAGCCAGGAATGGCTCCGGCCtcacatttcacagatgggcAACCAGGCTCGGAGAGAGGAAGCTACTTGCCCAGCCTCAGCCGGGCTGAGCAAGGTTTCTGCTCTCTaaagggcaggtgggaggaggaagaaattacAGTGACCACAGgatcctcccagcccctggaagGCTCCAGAAAAGTCTGTGACAGCACAATGACCAGTGGAGTCCCGGGGAGCTGAGCCGTGTGATCTCAGACACCCCGCCCTGCCCTTCCTGGCCCCACTGGCCGAGCAAGGGCCCGGGTGGGTAGTGAGGACCAGTGCTCGCCGGGCCAGGAGGCAGGCTGGCCTGGGCAGGCGGGGATGGGCCTCACCTTGCCCCAAGCCTCCTTCAGCTGCTTTTCTGATGCTGCCTGCTTCACGTTGGCTTCTCGAACCATCTTGTGGGCTTCCTGGGAAGAGGGCAGCCCCAGTGTGAGTGACCAGGAGCCGATGGACGTCTGGGTGACCCACCCCGGGATGTCCCCGCTGGCCAGCAGACCTCAAAGAGGCTGGCTGTCAGTTCCTCCAGCTCCTGCTCCAGCTGCTCCCGCACCTTGGACAGACGCTCACATTCCTCGTCCTTCAGCTTCAGCTCCTAGAGGCCAGGAGGCAGGGGCCGTTAGCCCCGTGggggccccaggcctggcacagcGGGGACCAGGCCCACCTAACCAGACTCCATCGCCCCGGTCATTTTACGTGGGGCCTGGCCCCAAGCTTGCTTTCTCCAGGGCCTGACAGCTAGTGATGCATGTCCCACCTGGCCCGGAGCATGAGGTGAAGCCCCCCTGCTGGTGCATTACGGCCTGGAGCAGGTTTCCAGGTAAGTCACGAGCTGTGAATGTCGGGTACTTCCTGagtgcccagcacaggcctggcatGCGGTCAGCCTTGGTGAGGGCACGATCTCATTGCCTTTGGCACATCTCCGGGCACTCAGGGCTGCCAGCCTGCGGCCCTCCTAGGCTGACTCCTCCCCCCGAAGCCCCCCGACCTGCCCACAGGCGCCCACCTTCTGCGCTTTGTGCAGCTCCTCCTTCAGGAACTCGGAGCCCTTCTCGCGGATCTCCATGGAAGAGCTGCGCAGGCGGGACACGTCCAGCTGGGCGGCGGCAGGGCCCTCCTCACCTTGGGCCTCCTCCCCTGCAGAGGTCTCCACCAGGGCTCCTGGAGACTCCCTGCGGCCCTTGCAGGGGCCCACACTCTTCCAGGGTACCGGGACAGCTGAGAGGGGCGGCGGGAGGCCCTGGTCTGGCTGGGGCAGGCTGGAGACAGACAAGACGATCAGACGGCACAGGGTGGGTTCCTGAGACCCTGACAGCCGAGTCCAGGGAATGACCATAGGCAACACACCTGCCACtggggcctcagtctcttcatctgaaGACTGGGACACTGCCAGCTATCATCAGGGTTGTCACAAGGGCAAATGACCAGGCACAAGCCTTCTTGGGGGCAAGGATAAGGCTCATTCCTCTATCAACCACCCCTTTGGCCCAAGGTCTAGGgctgtgcttggcacacagtaggtggtcAGCACACAGCTCAGTTGTGTACGTGGATGACTGCAAATGCACCAGGGCGGAGAACAGGAGTCTCTGCTTTTATAAAGTGGAGCTGATTCCAATGACCCCACCTCAAAGGTGACGCCATGATCAGAGGGGACGTGTGTAAAACCTTGGCACCCAGGAGGCACTTAGGCAGAAGGTGCCTTCAATGACAGGGTTAATGCAAATTCTACCCCTTTGGGGCTGGACCAGAGAGGAAGGACAGGGCCAGCCAGGGCAGACagggccgaggcaggaagatgcTGCCAACAGCATGGGCAAGGCAGATCCGCTTCCCGGACCTCTGGGCTTGGTGGGGAGCAGTCCTAGCTCTCCCTGGCCTGCCTTGTGACCTCAGGACCCACCCCTCCCTGAAGGGGAAGACcctggaggcagagcagggcctgtgctcccaccccacccccatccacacTCCCCCCTTGGAAGTGGACcctggagagggaagggagggccaGGGCTCGGCCAGCGGTGGTTTGTGCCAAGACAGCACCTCTGGACTTGCTCACTCAGCAAAAGCTGGAGGCTCCTGAGCCAGCAGCTTCTCAGCCGCAGCGGCTGGGCTGGGGGGGGTAGGGGGGAGGCCGGGCCCTGATATCAGTgggggaagtggggggagggggctgagaGAGGCCCGCACAGGACAGGGGAAGACAAGGCCGAGGAGATCATGGGACTCAGAATAGCAGAGGAGGAGAGTATGTGTGTAAGTCTGGGGCCTGGTCCCACTCCCTGTCCTTAGGACCTTGGAAAGGTCACCAAGCAGCCCCCAAGCTTGTTTCCGTCTTGGTAACACAAAGGGACAGCACCCAGAGACCCCAGCAATGAGCCCACTCCCAACCCTTCACATGGCCCTGTCCAGTGGCCCGACCCAGCCTGCCCTCTGCTCTGGGGCTGGCCCAGAGTGTGGCCTCAGGCTCCCGGGATGGTCCCGCCGGCAGAGACTGGGGCCTTGCTGAGTAGGGGGAGGACACACATCGCTCACTCCATCAACAGCGTCTATGCCAGACAGGGATAACAGCCTTGTTGGGGAGCAGGGGCTCTTGTTGGCAAGGGGCTCCTGAGGCTTGAGGGGCTatggcagcccctcccctgccctagCAGTGCTGTGGCAGCCCCACGGTCTGGGGTCTGCAGCCAGGGACTCGCACTGTGCCAGACTCCACACAGGCGGCTCCAGCCACGTTATCTCGTTTAAAACTCTCTCCACGGCACTCGTggtattatccccattctacagataaggggacagaggctcagagaagggactTGCCAGGGTGCTGGGACAGGTGGCCAGGTCTTCAGCCCAGGCCCAAAGCTTCCCAGCTACAGGGAAGGCGGGGGGCATGGGGGTGACTGTCAGAATCGGTGCATCTGCCTCAAGATCAAGGGCTGCTGGCCCAGGGGACTCGGAGGCTCCTCTTTGGCTGTAGCAGGGAAACCTGACCCAATTCCAGCCCAAACTGCCTTCTCAGACTCTGCTCAGGCCCAGAAACCACCTTTCTGGGGGGGTGGGGTTGGGCTGGGGTTGCTGCGGCCAGGAACACAGGCCAGCATCAGGCAAGCCAGGGTCCACGCCAGGCTCTGGCCTGGGTACACGAGTCCCTGGGAATGTCACTGCTTCCCCAACTGTAGGATGGGGTTAAAATCCTGTAGGAGGTGCCCTAAGAATCAAACAGAAGTCACCTGGCATGGTGCTGGGTAAAGTGTTCAACCCACAACCACATTCAGCTAAGACACCCACACGCCTGCCGGGGCTCTGAGTGTCCCAGCTGAAACCGcaggccccaggggagggggtgCCCTGGGGGCCTGGAGTCCAGCCCCATTTCCTCAGCTGGGAGAGGACATCCGTAGTCACTCGGGCTGGGCTGAGCGCGGCAGACCCCACCATGGAAGCTGCTCACTTGGACAGAATGAGCAAGAACTGCAGGCTGAGGGCAGGGGGTGGCCCACAGGACAGCACAGAACATGGGGCAGGATCCCAGGTCTCGACGCCCAGCCCTGGTGCCTTTCCCATGGCTGGGACCACCCGCCACTGCCTACGCCCTCAGCCTAGGAGAACCAAGCCGCCAGTGCCTCCCAAGGGGGCTGAGCTTCGTCCACCAGTGTGGTCTGGGCCTCTGGCCACAGGGAAAGACTCTAACTCTCTCCCGCTGGTCCCAAGGGCATGGGCTGGAGGTGTGGCTGGCAGTCCCCACCATTTGCCCAGCAGGCTGTCACTCCAGCCCACTGCTGGGGGGATGGGGCCCAATTCTGCAGCCAGAGGAAATGGTGGTCCAGGAACCTGAGACACCGTCTCCCTGACACCTCCCCATGGCCCAGTGGAAAAGTCCAAAGCCAAGTCCTAATGGCAGGAAGCATGGGAACAGCAGGACCACCCAATAGCCACCAACTCCCCAACGCCTGAGCTAAGAGTGGTAGGAGCAGGAGGGGaagaagccccctccccacccccggcttGGAGGGTAGCTCAAATCTGCAGACCCTCCTCCCGTACAATTCTGGGCTGCGAGGCCAGCTCCTGTGACTCAGAAATTTCAGAGCAAGGAGCGCCCCTGGGCCCCTTGGGGCCAGTCCAAGCCAGAAACCTCTATCTTGCACACACTCAGCCTCCCAGACCAGATGCCCCAAAACCTGAGTGTGAACACCTGAGGTGGTGGGGAACTCAGCACTCAGGCAGCCAGACTAGCAGTCAAGTTCTTCTGCCTGACATCCATCCCTGTCCTCCGTCCAGGTCCACACTCTCTGCTCAAACCTCTGCAGGCCCCGTGCCATGCACAGAGTCCAGCAGCTGGGATAAGCTACAGACGCCCCTCGGAAGGGGGCTGCTCGGAGTGGGAGTAAGGTCAAGGTCAGAGGTACATGGGGCAGCCAACATCCCCATCTCGAAGCCAAGCCAGCTCCCACTGTCTAGAGCCCCAGGCAGTGCATGCAGGAAAGGCCTCGCTGGGTCACTTCCACAGGAAACCCACAACAGGGGAAAATGCAGCAATCACTGTCCTCACCCACCAGGCCGGCCCTCAGCGGGCCAGCAGGGCTTTTGTCCCTACCCACAAAGCCCTCAGTCACTCAGGAAGCCCCCTGGGCCAAGAGGAACTGGCCAGAGGCTGTTCCCGGGGCCAGAAGAGCCCAAATGGGGTCCCAAGTGGCTCTCTGAGGGTTCCGACCCTTCCCAGACCAGCCTGCCCACGATCAGTGCCCAGCATGACCCTGTTCAATCATCGCCTGGAGTTAAAGAGCCCCTGTGTTAGCAGGCACAATGGGGTCATTAAACAAGCAGGGGCTGGCAGGAAGGAGTGGCTGGAGGGGGCACTGCCCAGGGTCCCAGCCCCGAGCTCCAGGGGGCTGCAGAAACCTCAACCCGGCCCAGCTCCCGGGGGCAATGCCATGGCACAGGGGCCCAGTTCAGACTCACATTCAGGCTGTCCAGCAAGGCCCTGAGAGCACTGAGGCTGACAGCCACATGGGAGCAAGGGGTCCCCGGAGAGGTGTGTATGTTGGCTCTTGGACCAGCCTGCAAGCCCAGCAAGGCTCAGCCTACAGCGCGGGGCCAAGGCTTCAGCCCAAAACCCACAAGCACGTCAGGTTCCGGAGGGCTTGGCCACGTCCACGTCAGCCCTCCACTTGGAGTATCCACAGGTGTCATCGCCTACAGGCTCCTGAGGACGCTGCAGGGCGATGTTCCCCCAGCCCGGGATGAGGCACCCGGAGAGGGATGGTGACCGGCTTGAACACACAGCAAGGATGTGGCAGGATGGGAACTGAACCCGGAGAGCAGGCACAGCACGCCACGTGACCTGTGGCCCAGAGGAAAGGGGATGAATGATGGTTTCAGAGAAGCGAGCAGGATGCAGACGGGGTTTGGGGAAGTCTGAGACAGCACCCAGTGGTGCTGGTGCTGGAGGTGGTGCCCAGCGCTGCCGTCCaagccaggcagggcctgggctcgCAGGGGACCCGCGGAGGGCCAAAGACCTGAGGGGGAATCGTGGGAGGACCAGCGGCTGTTGAGGGGCataaaaaagtaattatagtAAAGAACTAGTTAAGCTAACTAAAAACCAAGGAGAAGGTGAATGAGAACAGTGGTACCCACGACGGAATGAGGAACTGGGAGTGGGTCTTGTAGGGACGGGAAAGGGGGTGGCGGAGGCATTTGGGAAGTGGCATGTCCTGTAGGCAGGATGAGGTGACAGCTGTTGGGAGGCACCAGCTCAGGGAAGCAGCCACAGCCTGAGCCTGGCTGAGGGGCTGACAGAGGGGACAAGGCCCAGAGAGCCAGCGGAAGAGCGTCACACACCTGAATGGAAGAGTCCCTGTGACACAGGCACGGCGGGGTGGGGACGCTGTCTTCAGTCCTGCTGAGGTTAGGGCTGGAGTTGGGCCAGATCCCCTAAGCTCAAGGCCAGGAGGGGGCAAAGGGACAGGTGGGAGACAGGGTGGGCCCGGACCCCTCCGGGAAGGGAAGCaggtgcaggggtggggcagcAGGTCCCGGCAGGAGATctgcaggagggggaggaggtcAGGCACAGCCTGGGGTTGGGAAGCAGGTGGGCCGGGCCAGCCCTCGCTGCCACAGCTCCAGgcgggcccagcccagcccagcccagccctgagaAGGGAATGCAGCCCTGTCTCTCCCCTGGGAGCCAGCACAAGGCCTGGGGGGCGGGTCTCACTCCTTAGCTGGTGCAGGGCAGGGCACACAGTCCATGCCTAATATCTGCCTGAGGCATCCCTGCACATTTAGTCCAAGAAGAATTGACACCCCAGGACCTCAGACATCCAGTGTGTATAGTGAGCCCctagcatgtgccaggcaccccACCTGCCTGGATCCATCCAGTCTGCAACACAAGGCTGCTTCTGGCAGCAATATCGCCGGGTCCCCTTCTCCCTACATTCTACTTCATTTtgcacctccctccccccacttcaCTTCCCAGGGCATATTGGGCACAAATCTTgtgcagaggctggaagagtctAGGACATGCAGGACTCTAATGTGAGTCTGTGCCCACACATAAATGTGCTGATTGAGCAACAGCAGAAAAGATAACTCCACCTGTGGAGAGGTTAGCGTAGACAGATCTTGGAGGGCTTCCAGGAGGCAGTGACAGTGAGGATTATACAACCCTTTTCCAATGAGGAAGACTACCTGCCTGACCCTGGAGGCCTCAGGCCATATTTCAGACTCTGCAGGCAGGAGCTCCCAGGTCCATGTCCCTTAGGGTAGCCAAGGCCCAGAgcagttaaatgacttgctccaGATCACACAACCAGCCAGTAAGTCAATGACACCTGCAGCCCTGGAGCCCCCAGCATCCTGCTTGCTGCAAAGGCACAGTCCCCAATCCCTGGAGGCTAGGGTGGTCTCATCTCAGTCCCAGGCAGGCCATCTGAGACTGGCCTTCCCTAGGGATAGGTACGATTAGCCCCATCtctcagatggggaaactgagacccaggggCTGCACCAGTGTCATGTGGGAACCCAAGCTCTGACCTCTGCTGACCAAGTCCCTAGTGCCCAGGGCTGTGTTAGATGTAGAAGTACCCACAATGCTGTCCTCACCCCACCACCTTGGAGCATGCTTGGCACCCAAGACTATGGACATGTGAAActgtgggggatgggaggagagcAGCCCAGTTTGGAGTCAGGGGAACCTTAAAGTCAGACTGGAGCTGCCTCTGGGTTCAGAGTCCAGGGCCCATGCTTGGGAGTCCCAGGGAAGAGGGTCCACCCGAGCTGCTACAGAGGCCAGCCGCTGCCGCCCACCCCCAAGAGAGCAgcctggggccagggccaggaTCTGACATTAACAGAGCACAGCCACCCAAGAGAGAGCTCTCggttcattttacaggtgaggaagctaAGGCCTAGAAACATCAGTGGTCTGGCCAGGGTCACCAACTCCTAATCCAGACTCCTCCTGGTCTAGGATCAACAGTCCAAGTCTACACCTGCCCGGAGCTGTCATGAGCTCCTGGGGGTCATAAGCACAAGCAACTTAGTCAGAGTTACCTGTGCAAGTATAACTCTGACCAAGGTCCCTCCCAAATGCTGCTGGGATCTGAGCGGGCTCCTGGGACACCAGGCCCCCAAGGGTGCTGGCAGTTTGACTCCTGGTCCCTAAGTCCCTGCCTCCACATCCAAATGAGGGGGTCCATAAAAATGTAGTGCTCAAGATAACCCCAAAACTCTGCCTCTCACCCCCCAAATGTCCAGCTCCTCACTGCCCCTCATCCTTTCCATCTGTACTTATGAAGCCCCTACTGTGTGCTCGGcacccagccaggccctgggggatCCAGAGGTACTACGGAAACTGAGCCATACTGAGGGTTATGTGGGGTCAACTTGGCAGCCTGGTCCATCCAGAGGGTCCTCATGCTGTGGCAGGGAGGCTGGCCTGTGGGCTTTGCCCAGGACCTTGAGTCTCTTTGACTTTCTCCTTGAAGTGAGCATCCATCTAGCGgtggctcccagctctgcctggccgTGGCCTGGATGCCGCCAGGCAGGGACATTCTCTAGGCTGGGATCACTCCCACCCCACAAACCACTTACTTCACctagaggcccagagaagggaagccacactctcaaggtcacacagcaactCAGGGGCTGTGTTTTGCCTGGGTCCACCCAACACAAGGGGTCACAAGCCACTGGCAGACCAGGCTGCTCCTCAAACACGTTCAATCCACACCCCACCCCTAGGGCAGGATTGCCCCAACCTCTCCAGGAAGCACAAACCCACCTCAACCACTTTCTCCCTaagcccagcctccttcccccagggCACCTCACCAACAAATcgacttcctctctctctttaagAGTCTCAAGCCACTCCAGGCCTCACCCCTACCAGAAGCCCACCCTCTCAGCACCCCTGCTGGGAATGAACGCTCATTCCACCCTAGCGTCTGGGCTCCAGCTCTGCCGGTGCAACCAGTGAGGTGCACCCAGTctgctccccagggggcttccctccctcccagccggGGCAGGGAAGTAGTTCGGTCCTGGGACCACCCATCTGGCCCAGTTCTTTACCGTAACACAACCCACCCCAGCTCCGGCCACATTTCCTCCAGGACCTTGTCTTTCCAGGCCATGGGGAAGAGGAAGTGTTCGCCCAACTCCGCGAAAAGCCCGCAACCTTTCTGCACACACAGGCAGCGGTCCCACGTCAGATTGGCCAGGAACTGGAATCACCTCCGGGAGCCAATGGCCTGAACAGATCGGGTACTGGGGCCCCGAACCCAGGACCCAGAGTCTGTGCTGGCCCCCCAGGATGCAGagag
Protein-coding regions in this window:
- the RAB3IL1 gene encoding guanine nucleotide exchange factor for Rab-3A isoform X1, whose amino-acid sequence is MDPPEEPARCPARGTCPVFLAMSSGTVSYAPSGLCPALERNLGEEPWGTDSLPQPDQGLPPPLSAVPVPWKSVGPCKGRRESPGALVETSAGEEAQGEEGPAAAQLDVSRLRSSSMEIREKGSEFLKEELHKAQKELKLKDEECERLSKVREQLEQELEELTASLFEEAHKMVREANVKQAASEKQLKEAWGKIDMLQAEVTALKTLVITSTPASPNRELHPQLLSPTKAGPRKGHSRHKSTSSTLCPALCPAAGHPLTPDREGKEVDTTLFAEFQAWRESPTLDKTCPFLERVYREDVGPCLDFTMRELSALVRAAVEDNTLTIEPVASQTPPTVKVAEVECGSANTCALSGLARVCRHRIRLGDSESHYYISPSSRARITAVCNFFTYIRYIQQGLVRQDAELMFWEVTRLRKEMSLAKLGFFPQEA
- the RAB3IL1 gene encoding guanine nucleotide exchange factor for Rab-3A isoform X3; the encoded protein is MDPPEEPARCPARGTCPVFLAMSSGTVSYAPSGLCPALERNLGEEPWGTDSLPQPDQGLPPPLSAVPVPWKSVGPCKGRRESPGALVETSAGEEAQGEEGPAAAQLDVSRLRSSSMEIREKGSEFLKEELHKAQKELKLKDEECERLSKVREQLEQELEELTASLFEEAHKMVREANVKQAASEKQLKEAWGKVDTTLFAEFQAWRESPTLDKTCPFLERVYREDVGPCLDFTMRELSALVRAAVEDNTLTIEPVASQTPPTVKVAEVECGSANTCALSGLARVCRHRIRLGDSESHYYISPSSRARITAVCNFFTYIRYIQQGLVRQDAELMFWEVTRLRKEMSLAKLGFFPQEA
- the RAB3IL1 gene encoding guanine nucleotide exchange factor for Rab-3A isoform X2, yielding MWNGLPQPDQGLPPPLSAVPVPWKSVGPCKGRRESPGALVETSAGEEAQGEEGPAAAQLDVSRLRSSSMEIREKGSEFLKEELHKAQKELKLKDEECERLSKVREQLEQELEELTASLFEEAHKMVREANVKQAASEKQLKEAWGKIDMLQAEVTALKTLVITSTPASPNRELHPQLLSPTKAGPRKGHSRHKSTSSTLCPALCPAAGHPLTPDREGKEVDTTLFAEFQAWRESPTLDKTCPFLERVYREDVGPCLDFTMRELSALVRAAVEDNTLTIEPVASQTPPTVKVAEVECGSANTCALSGLARVCRHRIRLGDSESHYYISPSSRARITAVCNFFTYIRYIQQGLVRQDAELMFWEVTRLRKEMSLAKLGFFPQEA
- the RAB3IL1 gene encoding guanine nucleotide exchange factor for Rab-3A isoform X4 yields the protein MEIREKGSEFLKEELHKAQKELKLKDEECERLSKVREQLEQELEELTASLFEEAHKMVREANVKQAASEKQLKEAWGKIDMLQAEVTALKTLVITSTPASPNRELHPQLLSPTKAGPRKGHSRHKSTSSTLCPALCPAAGHPLTPDREGKEVDTTLFAEFQAWRESPTLDKTCPFLERVYREDVGPCLDFTMRELSALVRAAVEDNTLTIEPVASQTPPTVKVAEVECGSANTCALSGLARVCRHRIRLGDSESHYYISPSSRARITAVCNFFTYIRYIQQGLVRQDAELMFWEVTRLRKEMSLAKLGFFPQEA